The Cucumis melo cultivar AY chromosome 6, USDA_Cmelo_AY_1.0, whole genome shotgun sequence genome includes a region encoding these proteins:
- the LOC103496204 gene encoding uncharacterized protein LOC103496204, translating into MRWILRIMFLAQTKSVLLSEENVYFLCKKLCTNRLADAGGADLFVVFISLVLTNGTEVKLQRNALSVIEAPTGNEDDDDLEFENLHRTGSARWMASVIAANLLTSIKLIDLLCVVVTWVFSIIKLYARFARHHKSKKDTEACFAYYLL; encoded by the exons ATGAGGTGGATCTTGAGGATTATGTTTCTCGCCCAGACAAAATCCGTGCTGCTGAG TGAGGAGAATGTTTATTTTCTATGCAAGAAATTATGTACAAACAGATTGGCTGATGCAGGGGGAGCTGATCTTTTTGTTGTTTTCATTTCTCTG GTTCTCACGAATGGCACTGAAGTTAAGCTACAGAGAAACGCCCTCAGTGTAATTGAAGCACCAACCGGCAATGAGGATGACGATGATCTCGAATTCGAGAACTTACACCGGACTGGATCCGCGAGATGG ATGGCTTCAGTGATTGCTGCAAATCTTTTAACAAGCATAAAACTCATAGATTTGTTATGCGTTGTAGTGACGTGGGTGTTTTCTATTATAAAACTTTATGCTAGATTTGCAA GACATCACAAAAGCAAGAAAGATACCGAAGCGTGCTTTGCCTATTATTTGCTTTAG